In Hevea brasiliensis isolate MT/VB/25A 57/8 chromosome 13, ASM3005281v1, whole genome shotgun sequence, a single genomic region encodes these proteins:
- the LOC110646239 gene encoding 60S ribosomal protein L44, whose amino-acid sequence MVNVPKTKKTYCKSKECRKHTLHKVTQYKKGKDSLAAQGKRRYDRKQSGYGGQTKPVFHKKAKTTKKIVLRLQCQGCKHVSQHPIKRCKHFEIGGDKKGKGTSLF is encoded by the exons ATG GTGAATGTTCCCAAGACAAAGAAAACATACTGTAAGAGTAAGGAGTGCCGAAAGCACACTTTGCATAAGGTCACACAATACAAGAAAGGGAAGGACAGCCTTGCTGCACAAGGTAAAAGGCGATATGATCGCAAGCAATCAGGCTATGGAGGGCAGACAAAACCTGTTTTCCACAAGAAG GCCAAAACCACTAAAAAGATTGTTCTGAGGTTGCAATGTCAAGGTTGTAAGCATGTGTCTCAGCATCCAATTAAG AGATGCAAGCATTTTGAGATTGGTGGAGATAAGAAGGGGAAGGGAACTTCTCTGTTCTAA
- the LOC110646243 gene encoding chlorophyll a-b binding protein CP24 10A, chloroplastic, translated as MLAADMAATSGAVLNGLGSSFLCGGRRTQALLAFGGNRLASGAVVGSRKLLVMAAAAAAKPKKSWIPAVKRGGNFIDPEWLDGSLPGDYGFDPLGLGKDPAFLKWYREAELIHGRWAMAAVVGIFVGQAWSGIPWFEAGADPGAIAPFSFGSLLGTQLLLMGWVESKRWVDFFNPDSQTVEWATPWSRTAENFANATGEQGYPGGKFFDPLGFAGTIKNGVYIPDVEKLDRLKLAEIKHARLAMVAMLIFYFEAGQGKTPLGALGL; from the exons ATGCTTGCTGCAGACATGGCTGCTACTAGTGGTGCTGTCCTAAATGGATTGGGATCTTCCTTCTTGTGTGGAGGGAGGAGAACTCAGGCCTTGTTGGCTTTTGGAGGAAATAGATTGGCAAGTGGTGCAGTTGTTGGTTCAAGGAAGTTGTTAGTTatggctgctgctgctgctgctaaaCCAAAGAAGTCTTGGATCCCTGCTGTTAAACGTGGTGGCAACTTCATTGATCCTGAGTGGCTCGATGGCTC GCTCCCAGGTGACTATGGATTCGACCCACTAGGCCTAGGCAAGGACCCGGCCTTCCTGAAATGGTACAGAGAAGCAGAGCTCATCCATGGCCGGTGGGCGATGGCTGCAGTGGTGGGAATCTTTGTAGGGCAAGCATGGAGTGGCATCCCATGGTTCGAGGCTGGTGCTGATCCTGGTGCTATTGCACCCTTTTCCTTCGGCTCTCTCCTGGGCACTCAGCTTCTGCTTATGGGATGGGTGGAAAGCAAGAGATGGGTGGATTTCTTCAACCCAGATTCACAGACTGTAGAATGGGCAACTCCATGGTCAAGAACAGCAGAGAACTTTGCCAATGCCACTGGGGAACAAGGATACCCAGGAGGCAAATTCTTTGATCCGTTAGGATTTGCAGGGACTATAAAGAATGGAGTTTACATTCCTGATGTGGAGAAGCTTGATAGACTTAAACTTGCAGAGATTAAGCATGCTAGGCTTGCCATGGTTGCTATGTTGATCTTCTACTTTGAGGCTGGTCAGGGAAAGACTCCTCTTGGAGCTCTTGGTTTGTAA